The sequence below is a genomic window from uncultured Umboniibacter sp..
CAGATAAAGACGGTGCCTTCGTTTACGGAACTAGTTAACGGATTATGCTTATATTGGCACCTTGCCAAAGCCGCTTTTTCGCAATACGTTCGACTACGATCAATCGAGATTACAGCTAGTATTCGAGTCAAAACGGTTGTTTTTTTGCTTTTTATGGAGAAGTTGTTGTGAGTACATCTAACACGCCATTGGTTGGTGTCATTATGGGATCTAAGTCGGATTGGGAAACAATGAGTCACGGAGTTGCAATCTTAGAGCAATTTGGTATTCCTCATGAAGTGGAAGTCGTCTCAGCACACCGTACTCCGGACAAATTATTCAGCTATGCAGAACACGCTGAATCACGGGGTATAGAGGTAATCATTGCGGGTGCTGGCGGCGCTGCCCATTTGCCAGGCATGGTCGCGGCGAAGACTTCGCTACCAGTGTTAGGGATTCCAGTGCAGTCGAAGGCCTTAAATGGTATGGATTCGCTGCTTTCTATTGTGCAGATGCCCGGTGGTATCCCCGTAGCAACGTTAGCAATTGGCAAGGCGGGCTCTACCAATGCTGGTCTATTAGCAGCGAGTATTTTAGGGAATAAGTACCCAGAAATTAAAGCCGCGCTGAACGAATTCCGCGCGACGCAGACCGATACCGTCCTGAGTAACCCAGATCCACGAGAAGCTTAATTTATGAAATTTGGAATTTTAGGTGCTGGTCAGCTTGCGCAAATGATGGCCATAGCGGGTAGGGAAATTAATGACGAGTTCAGCTTTTTGAGTGACGATCCGAACTCTTGCTCAGCCCCATACGGAGACTTAATTGTCGCGAGCTACGAGGACGTTAACGCGCAGAACAAGCTGGCGCAATGGGCCGATGTGGTGACTTACGAGTTTGAGAATGTCTCCGGTGAGGCTGTTGCGAATATCGAAGCTCAAGTACCTGTTCATCCTTCATCCTCTGCGTTGGCAGTATCCAGCGATCGATTACTAGAGAAAACCTTGTTCAATTCACAGCAGGTAGGCACTGCTGACTTTTGCGCAGTTTCCTCAGCGGAGGAAGTGGTTAACGCCTTTAAAGAACTAGCTCGTCCCTGTATTTTGAAAACCCGCTCAGAAGGCTACGATGGGAAAGGTCAGGCGGTGATACGTTCTCTCGACGATATTGCCGCAGCGTGGGAAAGTGTGGGTGGCGTACCTTGTATCCTTGAAGCAATGGTTCCCTTTGATCGCGAGATTTCCGTGATTGCTGCTCGTTCGCCGAGCGGTGAAATTGCCTACTACCCAATTAGTGAAAACAGTCATCGTGAAGGGATTCTTAGGCTCTCCGTTGCACTGCAGAACGACCCGATGCAAGCGACAGCTGAAAGTATGGTTAAGCGCCTGATGGAGGAGCTTAACTACGTGGGAGTGATAGCCCTTGAGTTGTTCCAGGTAGGCAACGAGCTTCTCGCTAATGAATTCGCACCGAGAGTCCATAATACCGGTCACTGGACCATCGAAGGTGCGGTAACGTCGCAGTTCAAAAACCACCTATTGGCCATCGCCGATGAGCGCCTAGGCTCAACAACGGTGAGTACGGACGTGGCAATGGTTAATCTCATTGGTAGTATCCCGGAACAGGAACGATTAGCAGCAGTGCCAGCCGCGAATCTGCATGCGTATGGTAAATCAGATAGAGCAAATAGAAAGGTCGGCCACATCACTTTGGTTAGAAACAACGAGCAGTCTCTCTATGAGTTCAAACAGGATGTATCAACGTTACTTGCAATGGTTGGCGAAGCTGACTTAGCAGCGTCGTTTCTCAAGTAGCTATTCGTCTGCAAATAGGCTGTCATAGTGATTGTTCTCTATACTGAATCGATGGAACGTTCAGGGTTAATTAGTGGCAGTGGTCTCTGGGCTGGTTAGTTCGGTAGTGTTTCCGACCCGAATTAATCCACGCGCAACGCGTTCAGAGACCAAGATTAAGTATTATGGCGTCACCACACTAGGTACCCATACACCCACGCACTATCGATTTTTGTTGAACTAATCCAACCAACTTAACGTGTCTTCGTGTCAATCAGCCCGCAATCTAATTGAACGCCTCCCTCAAGACGCGTAGCGGTTACTCGGAAGCTATTTACTCAGGTAAGCAAAGATTAATTCATTGTTTTCTCTTCGGTCGATTTGTGATTTCCCCTGAGAAAAAGTTCACATTTTTTTCACTGTCTACTAGTTTTAGAAGTTTAATCAATTAAGAGGCGCCTGATGAAAATTGCTATTTTATCGCGTAACCCAAAGCTTTATTCCACGAGACGACTCTATGAGGCAGCGAAACAAGCTGGTCATGAGGTAGATGTCATTGATACGCTTCAGTGCTATATGGATATCACGAGTAGTCGCCCAACCGTTCGATATCATGGTGAGGAGCTCCCTCGGTACGACGCTATCATTCCTCGTATTGGCGCATCAGTGACTTTTTATGGTACCGCTGTAGCCCGCCAGTTTGAAATGATGGGTACCTACAATATTAATGAATCTGTAGCCATTAGCCGATCTAGGGATAAACTACGTTCTCTCCAATTACTTTCACGCAAGGGCGTTGGTTTACCCAGAACGGGGTTCGCCAGCAAGCCCGATAACATCAAGGATTTGATCAAAAACGTAGGGGGTGCACCAGTTGTTATTAAGCTTCTTGAAGGCACCCAAGGTATCGGAGTGGTACTAGCTGATACGGCTAAGGCCGCTGAAAGTGTAATTGAAGCGTTTATGGGTTTAAAAGCGAATATTTTGGTTCAAGAATTTATTAAGGAGGCCGGAGGCGCTGATCTCCGCTGTTTAGTGGTTGGCGGAAAGGTCGTGGCCGCAATGAAGCGTCAGGGCGCTGAGGGCGAATTTCGATCGAATCTCCATCGCGGAGGCTCTGCAGAGGTCGTGAAACTCTCTAAAGCCGAGCGAGAGACCGCTCTTAACGCTGCCAAAGTAATGGGGCTTAACTTCTGTGGGGTTGACTTACTTCGCTCCGCCAACGGACCAATGGTTATGGAGGTCAACTCGTCGCCTGGTCTAGAAGGGATCGAGAGGGCTACTAAGCTAGACGTTGCTGGAAAAGTGATTGAATTCATTGAAAAGAAAGCCAAGGCCAACGCGAGCAATAGTACGAAGGGATAAGGGTAATTGGCAATTGAAGCAAGGAAATTATTATGGAACCGTTAAAAATTGGGGAACACCTAGTTTACCCAGGTGAATCAAAAAAGATTGATCTTCCGGTCGCTAAACTTTATACCGATGCCGACGTGAATCTTCCGATCTTCGTAAAGCGCGGGAAGAAGGCTGGACCGACGATCTTCGTCAGTGCAGCAGTGCATGGAGATGAGTTAAATGGCGTGGAAATAATTCGTAGATTAATTAGCTTGAAGGGCTTTAAAGTCTCGGCGGGCACCTTGATTTTAGTACCTATCGTTAATGTCTATGGAGTATTGAATCAATCTCGTTATATGCCTGATAGACGTGATCTTAACCGTAGTTTTCCAGGTTCGCTCAAGGGCTCTCTAGCAGGTAGAGTAGCAAGTATTTTCCTGAAGGAAATTGTCTCGCAGTGTCAGTACGGAATTGACTTGCATACGGGTGCGATTCACAGATCGAACTTACCTCAAGTCCGAGCACAACTTGACGACATTGAGACGCTAGAGTTAGCTAAAGCGTTCGACGTCCCAGTGATACTGAACGCGGATATTATCGATGGTTCCCTTCGCGGTGCAGCGGTTGAGAATGGCACCAAGATTCTGCTTTACGAGGCAGGCGAGGCTCTGCGCTTCGATGACTTCTCGATTCAGGCCGGAATGCAAGGTGTGATTAACGTACTAAGACACCTAAAGATGATGCCAAAGAGCCGCTCAAAGAAACGAAAGACCGAGCAGTTCATTGCGAATAATAGTCGCTGGGTTCGTGCTGGAAGTAGTGGATTTGTTGCGCATAATTATTCGTTAGGCGACCAAGTCGCTAAAGGCGATGTCCTCGCAACTATTGGTAGCCCCTATGGCGAGCTACTTGATGAGGTCATTGCGAATAAAAGCGGCGTCATTATTGGCAGGCAAAATATTCCCTTAGTTCAAGAGGGTGAAGCCATGTACCATATTGCCTTTTTCGAAGGCAATGATGACGATATTGCAAATCTAATTGAACAGCGGGAGGAAGAGTTGATTAAGCAGGGTATGAAATCAGATGAGTTTTTAGAGTGAAAAAAATCATCATCGGACATATTGAGAATATCGATCTACCCGATTTGGGGCTCTATCAACTGACCGCTAGAGTTGACTCAGGCGCTCAGACCTCATCACTCCACGTTGACAATATTTCAACCACGAGCGTGAAGGGTAAACCTGGCGTTTCGTTTGATATTCAGCCCGAAATATATAATGTGGATAGCGTGCTCAACTGCAAAGCGGTTCTCGTAGATGTTCGTAAGATCAAGTCATCTAATGGCGCTACTGAGAAACGCTATGTGATCAGAACGACTGCTAGGCTTGGTGAGTTTAGTTGGGCGATAGAAATTACCCTTACTGATCGATCTGATATGACCTACTTAATGTTACTTGGACGTCAAGCGATGGGCAGTAATTTCTATATCGATCCATCGAAAGCATTCGCTGCTTCAGATGGCCTTAACGCAGAGTGACTGTTTGGTCAACTAGGTTAAATTACGATAGCTAGCAAGCTGTTTTCAAGGTAGTCTTAGCTCGAACTCAGGACTCGAGCGTTTACGACTACCTTGGAATTTCACCTAGTGCTATAGGGATTTGACGGCCTGCATGACTGAACCAATTATTTTATTTTTCATTTTCGGCGTTTTAGCCGGCTTGATAAAGGCAGAATTACGTCTACCTTCTCAAATTTATGATTTTGTTAGTACTCTTCTATTGATTACGATCGGACTTAAAGGGGGAGTCGAACTTGCGAAGCAACCGTTTCTCACACTCCTCCCTCAAATCATCGCAGTCTTCCTAATGGGCGTTCTGATCCCTTTCATTGCCTTTCCAGTGCTTAAGATCTTGGGTAAGTTCAACCGTGCGGATGCCGCTTCCATCGCAGCGCATTATGGTTCAGTCAGCGTGGGTACCTTTGCGGTAGCCATTGCGTTTATGGGCACGAATAACATCTACTTTGAAGAGTATATGGCGCTCTTATTAGTTATTCTCGAGATACCAGCCATCATTGTCGGTATTGTGTTAGCTAAAGGGCTTTCAAAGAAGACGAAATGGGGCGAAGTCGCTCACGAGATCTTCACGGGCAAAGGAATATTGCTTCTTCTAGGAGGTTTATTCATTGGCTGGATAGCCGGGGAAGCTGCGCTCGGTTCAATCAAACCGCTATTTTTCGACCTCTTCAAGGGCATACTTGCGCTCTTCCTGCTTGAGATGGGAATTATTGCGGCATCAAAGCTGAGTGCACTGAGACAGTACGGACTCTTCCTATTAGCGTTTGGCATCGTGATGCCGTTGGTATCGGCGCTGATCGGTATCGGGGTGGGCCTACTTCTGGAACTATCAGTGGGCGGCACGGCGATGATCGGTATTTTGGCCGCCAGTGCGTCTTATATCGCCGTACCCGCCGCGATGCGTTTATCAGTACCTGAAGCGAATCCAACCCTGTCGCTTACCGCGTCGCTGGGTATAACCTTTCCCTTTAACGTCTTAATCGGCATCTCGCTATACTACGAGCTTGCCGTGTTCGCCCATCAGTACACTGGAGCCTAATATGCAAGCCACAAACCGAACGTTAATTACTATCGTCACCGAGGCTTCTTTGGAAAACAGACTTGCCAGGGAACTCGATGAGTTTGGTGTTCATGGTTATACCATCATTGACGCCAGAGGGAAGGGCGCCCGAGGACTTCGAAGTGGTGACTGGGATGTAGAGAGCAATATCCGGGTTGAGGTTATCTGTAGTGAGCAGATTGCACTCGATTTGATGAATCATTTACAAGATAAGTATTATGATAACTTTGCGATGATCACTTATAGTCATGAAGTCTTCGTTCTTCGCCCGGAAAAGTTTTAGGGCGCTATGATAAGTATTACAACAGGGAACCAATGCTTTCATTGGCGGTAGCCAATGTCCCGCTAGTCAAACTATAGTGCGTCCAGTATTCGATCACCGGTTCCGACTTATCACTAGTTTCATTGTCTAAAGAGAACCTCCCTCGCCAATAACTCGATAGTTTGGTAGTTCATGCAAACCCTTAGATTGCCTGCTTCTCGCTTGGGCGCTATGGTTGTCCTGTAACAACTCGAAAATATATGACTAACTCGCTGCATCCAAACAGCATCAACGCACGTCAAATAAAGTATATGAGTATGAAACTATCGAAATCATCGCTACGGCGAAAACTTAGCCAAGTCGGTT
It includes:
- the purE gene encoding 5-(carboxyamino)imidazole ribonucleotide mutase; this encodes MGSKSDWETMSHGVAILEQFGIPHEVEVVSAHRTPDKLFSYAEHAESRGIEVIIAGAGGAAHLPGMVAAKTSLPVLGIPVQSKALNGMDSLLSIVQMPGGIPVATLAIGKAGSTNAGLLAASILGNKYPEIKAALNEFRATQTDTVLSNPDPREA
- a CDS encoding 5-(carboxyamino)imidazole ribonucleotide synthase, producing the protein MKFGILGAGQLAQMMAIAGREINDEFSFLSDDPNSCSAPYGDLIVASYEDVNAQNKLAQWADVVTYEFENVSGEAVANIEAQVPVHPSSSALAVSSDRLLEKTLFNSQQVGTADFCAVSSAEEVVNAFKELARPCILKTRSEGYDGKGQAVIRSLDDIAAAWESVGGVPCILEAMVPFDREISVIAARSPSGEIAYYPISENSHREGILRLSVALQNDPMQATAESMVKRLMEELNYVGVIALELFQVGNELLANEFAPRVHNTGHWTIEGAVTSQFKNHLLAIADERLGSTTVSTDVAMVNLIGSIPEQERLAAVPAANLHAYGKSDRANRKVGHITLVRNNEQSLYEFKQDVSTLLAMVGEADLAASFLK
- the rimK gene encoding 30S ribosomal protein S6--L-glutamate ligase, with the translated sequence MKIAILSRNPKLYSTRRLYEAAKQAGHEVDVIDTLQCYMDITSSRPTVRYHGEELPRYDAIIPRIGASVTFYGTAVARQFEMMGTYNINESVAISRSRDKLRSLQLLSRKGVGLPRTGFASKPDNIKDLIKNVGGAPVVIKLLEGTQGIGVVLADTAKAAESVIEAFMGLKANILVQEFIKEAGGADLRCLVVGGKVVAAMKRQGAEGEFRSNLHRGGSAEVVKLSKAERETALNAAKVMGLNFCGVDLLRSANGPMVMEVNSSPGLEGIERATKLDVAGKVIEFIEKKAKANASNSTKG
- a CDS encoding succinylglutamate desuccinylase/aspartoacylase family protein — encoded protein: MEPLKIGEHLVYPGESKKIDLPVAKLYTDADVNLPIFVKRGKKAGPTIFVSAAVHGDELNGVEIIRRLISLKGFKVSAGTLILVPIVNVYGVLNQSRYMPDRRDLNRSFPGSLKGSLAGRVASIFLKEIVSQCQYGIDLHTGAIHRSNLPQVRAQLDDIETLELAKAFDVPVILNADIIDGSLRGAAVENGTKILLYEAGEALRFDDFSIQAGMQGVINVLRHLKMMPKSRSKKRKTEQFIANNSRWVRAGSSGFVAHNYSLGDQVAKGDVLATIGSPYGELLDEVIANKSGVIIGRQNIPLVQEGEAMYHIAFFEGNDDDIANLIEQREEELIKQGMKSDEFLE
- a CDS encoding RimK/LysX family protein yields the protein MKKIIIGHIENIDLPDLGLYQLTARVDSGAQTSSLHVDNISTTSVKGKPGVSFDIQPEIYNVDSVLNCKAVLVDVRKIKSSNGATEKRYVIRTTARLGEFSWAIEITLTDRSDMTYLMLLGRQAMGSNFYIDPSKAFAASDGLNAE
- a CDS encoding sodium-dependent bicarbonate transport family permease, translating into MTEPIILFFIFGVLAGLIKAELRLPSQIYDFVSTLLLITIGLKGGVELAKQPFLTLLPQIIAVFLMGVLIPFIAFPVLKILGKFNRADAASIAAHYGSVSVGTFAVAIAFMGTNNIYFEEYMALLLVILEIPAIIVGIVLAKGLSKKTKWGEVAHEIFTGKGILLLLGGLFIGWIAGEAALGSIKPLFFDLFKGILALFLLEMGIIAASKLSALRQYGLFLLAFGIVMPLVSALIGIGVGLLLELSVGGTAMIGILAASASYIAVPAAMRLSVPEANPTLSLTASLGITFPFNVLIGISLYYELAVFAHQYTGA
- a CDS encoding transcriptional regulator; the protein is MQATNRTLITIVTEASLENRLARELDEFGVHGYTIIDARGKGARGLRSGDWDVESNIRVEVICSEQIALDLMNHLQDKYYDNFAMITYSHEVFVLRPEKF